The following coding sequences lie in one Mycobacteriales bacterium genomic window:
- a CDS encoding NAD-dependent epimerase/dehydratase family protein, with translation MTRALVTGAGGFVGRHLVDRLRADGWDVVALTRRDADLSDRLALEHVVRRTSCDVALVLHAARGKATPDERATTAAVNASSAGWLVEALPDSCAAVVRLGSSTEYAAAAVPLTEDAAVQPRGFFGATKAAGSLLLQATAAERGIRSVVLRAFQVYGPGDHAGRLVPTVLRAAASGDVLPLTAPGARRDWVWIGDVVDACVRAATRDVDGVVNVGTGTQTANEELAELAARVTGRPVAVDVGAHPGREWDTGDWVCDPTRARTVLGWEPTVDLAEGLRRTWVADHAGDDAR, from the coding sequence ATGACCCGCGCGCTCGTCACGGGCGCCGGCGGCTTCGTCGGCCGCCACCTCGTCGACCGGCTGCGCGCCGACGGCTGGGACGTGGTCGCGCTCACCCGCCGCGACGCCGACCTGTCGGACCGGCTCGCTCTCGAGCACGTCGTACGACGTACCTCCTGCGACGTCGCCCTGGTCCTGCACGCCGCGAGGGGCAAGGCGACCCCGGACGAGCGGGCGACGACCGCTGCGGTCAACGCGTCGTCGGCGGGCTGGCTGGTCGAGGCGCTGCCGGACAGCTGCGCGGCGGTGGTCAGGCTCGGGTCGTCGACGGAGTACGCCGCGGCCGCAGTCCCGCTCACCGAGGACGCGGCGGTGCAGCCGCGCGGGTTCTTCGGCGCCACCAAGGCCGCCGGGTCGCTGCTGCTGCAGGCCACGGCCGCCGAGCGCGGGATCCGGTCGGTGGTGCTGCGGGCGTTCCAGGTCTACGGCCCGGGCGACCACGCGGGGCGGCTCGTGCCGACCGTGCTGCGGGCCGCCGCGTCAGGGGATGTGCTGCCGCTGACCGCGCCGGGCGCGCGCCGCGACTGGGTGTGGATCGGTGACGTCGTCGACGCCTGCGTGCGCGCGGCGACCCGTGACGTCGACGGGGTCGTCAACGTCGGCACCGGCACCCAGACCGCCAACGAGGAGCTGGCCGAGCTGGCCGCGCGGGTCACCGGGCGCCCGGTCGCGGTCGACGTCGGCGCCCACCCCGGCCGCGAGTGGGACACCGGCGACTGGGTCTGCGACCCGACCCGCGCCCGCACGGTGCTCGGTTGGGAGCCGACGGTCGACCTCGCCGAGGGGTTGCGCCGCACGTGGGTGGCCGACCACGCGGGCGACGACGCGAGATGA